In Ornithinibacter aureus, the genomic stretch GGACCTTTCCTCATTTGCCGCGATCCGGGCGGGAGCAGACGCCGCGATCAGGCGGCGTAGAGACCCGCTCTCGCTTCGCCCGTGGTGCCGCGGGGGCTACTGTGTCGTGCTGCGTTGGTGGTGGTTGGCTTGGGCGACCTTGCGGTCGGTGGCGAGGATCCAGATGGCCAGGGCCACACCGGCGGCAGCGGCCAGGAGGAAGAACAGAATGGCGATTCCGGGGTAGCCGAGCAGGGTCCAGGATGAGGGCACCCGCATCATCAGTGCGGCGCCGATGAGGGTCGCGGCGATGATCAGGCCGAGGGTGAGTCGGTTGGCGATGCGCTGCAGGACCAGGTGGAGGCGCTCCTCGTCAATGGCGTCCACGCGCAGCCGGAACTCACCAGCGGCCATCGCGTCGAGGATCCGGTTGGCTCGCTTGGGCAGCTGGGCCGTGAAGTCCTTCGCCTCGATCGCCGCTGACAGCAGCCCCCCGGGGGTCGCCCTCAGGCTCGAGGCGAAGATCTCGCTGACGTTGTCGCGGATGCACTGGGCGGGGGCGAATGTCGGGTCGAGGTGAGAGGTGGCCTGGTCCAGGTTGAGCATGGCCTTGCCGATCATCGACATCTCAGCCGGCGGGCGCAGCCCGTGGACGCCGGACAGCCTGCTCAGGTCGACGAGGACCGTGCCGACCTCCAGGTCCGCACCGCTGCCCACTGCCTCGGAGACCAGGTGGCTGACGTCGTCGCGGAATGCTGCGGCGTCGTAGCCCTCGATCGGGTGGCCCATCGCTGCCAGGATCGCGGCCGTCTCCTCGCCGTCGCCGTCGCTGATCGAGAGCAGGAGCTTCACCACCTGGTCCTGCACCCGTGGTGGGACCGATGCGGTCATCCCGAAGTCCAGCAGGGCCAGCTGCCCGTCCTCGGTGATCAGGAGGTTGCCCGGGTGCGGGTCGGCGTGCAGGACCCCGTGGTCGAGGATCATCCGCAGGTACGCGCGGAACAGCTGCTCGACGATCGGTCGGGCGTCGATGTCCATCAGCCCCAGGCGTCCGATGTCGGTGATCTTGCGGCCCTCGATGCGGTCCATCGTCACGAGCCTGCTCGTGGTGTACTCCATGACCGGTTGGGGCACAACCAGCCGGTCGTACTCGGCGGTCAGCTCGCCGAAGGTGACCAGATTCTTGGCCTCGCGCCGGTAGTCCAGCTCCCCGGCCACCGACCGGCGGAACTGGGCGAGCAGCTGCCCGAACCCGAACTGGCGGCCGGCCTCGGTCCGCCTGTCGGCAATGCTGGCCAGCCGGGTCAGGACCTCCATGTCGTCACGGACGGTCTCGCGCA encodes the following:
- a CDS encoding ABC1 kinase family protein, whose amino-acid sequence is MRNPVDSRYVDLVRLLRRYGRSDLVSGARLDEFSVDEPGSGPEDPITGDAETAERLAADLERMGPTFIKLGQLLSTRFDLLPAVYTTALARLQDTVDPIPFAAVREVVEGELGASIGERFSDFSVDPLASASIGQVHAGTLRNGREVVVKVQRPGVRETVRDDMEVLTRLASIADRRTEAGRQFGFGQLLAQFRRSVAGELDYRREAKNLVTFGELTAEYDRLVVPQPVMEYTTSRLVTMDRIEGRKITDIGRLGLMDIDARPIVEQLFRAYLRMILDHGVLHADPHPGNLLITEDGQLALLDFGMTASVPPRVQDQVVKLLLSISDGDGEETAAILAAMGHPIEGYDAAAFRDDVSHLVSEAVGSGADLEVGTVLVDLSRLSGVHGLRPPAEMSMIGKAMLNLDQATSHLDPTFAPAQCIRDNVSEIFASSLRATPGGLLSAAIEAKDFTAQLPKRANRILDAMAAGEFRLRVDAIDEERLHLVLQRIANRLTLGLIIAATLIGAALMMRVPSSWTLLGYPGIAILFFLLAAAAGVALAIWILATDRKVAQANHHQRSTTQ